From a single Sphingomonas oryzagri genomic region:
- a CDS encoding LacI family DNA-binding transcriptional regulator: protein MAKATSFDIAQLAGVSQPTVSRALSGSGTVSEATRKRVEAIARQLNYKVDKNASNLRRRHSDTLALLLFEDPTSDESMINPFFLSMLGSITRTCAKRGYDLLVSFQQMSANWHVDYEDSRKADGLILLGYGDYEAYRARIDDLVRQGTHFVRWGSVQPDQPGITIGCDNVDGGRAATRHLIGHGRRRIAFLGEASSHYPEFLDRYRGYCAAHREAGIIPHPALQADAITTEQAGKEAMRAVLARGQRPDAVFAASDLIAIGAMHALAEAGFTVPGDVAVVGFDDITAASLASPPLTTVAQDVRRAGELLVDALLAQIRGEAPEGATLPARLVVRRSSGA from the coding sequence ATGGCAAAGGCGACGTCGTTCGATATTGCGCAGCTCGCGGGCGTGTCTCAGCCGACGGTGAGCCGCGCGCTCTCCGGCAGCGGCACGGTCAGCGAGGCGACGCGCAAGCGGGTCGAGGCGATCGCGCGCCAGCTTAACTACAAGGTCGACAAGAACGCCTCCAATCTCAGGCGCCGCCATTCGGACACGCTGGCGCTGTTGCTGTTCGAGGACCCGACCTCGGACGAGTCGATGATCAACCCCTTCTTCCTCTCGATGCTGGGATCCATCACCCGCACCTGCGCGAAGCGGGGCTACGACCTGCTCGTCTCCTTCCAGCAGATGTCGGCCAACTGGCATGTCGATTACGAGGACAGCCGGAAGGCGGACGGCCTGATCCTCCTCGGCTATGGGGACTATGAGGCCTATCGCGCGCGCATCGACGATCTGGTGCGGCAGGGGACGCATTTCGTGCGCTGGGGATCGGTGCAGCCCGACCAGCCGGGCATCACCATCGGCTGCGACAACGTCGATGGCGGGCGCGCGGCGACGCGGCACCTGATCGGCCATGGCCGCCGCCGCATCGCCTTCCTGGGCGAGGCGAGCAGCCATTATCCCGAATTCCTCGATCGCTATCGCGGTTATTGCGCGGCGCATCGCGAGGCGGGGATCATCCCGCACCCGGCGCTGCAGGCCGATGCGATCACCACCGAGCAGGCCGGCAAGGAGGCGATGCGAGCGGTGCTCGCGCGCGGCCAGCGGCCCGACGCGGTGTTCGCGGCGAGCGACCTGATCGCGATCGGCGCGATGCACGCGCTGGCCGAGGCGGGCTTCACGGTGCCGGGCGATGTCGCGGTGGTCGGCTTCGACGACATCACCGCCGCCAGCCTCGCCAGCCCGCCGCTCACCACCGTGGCGCAGGACGTGCGCCGCGCGGGGGAGTTGCTGGTCGACGCGCTGCTCGCCCAGATCCGGGGCGAGGCGCCGGAGGGGGCGACCTTGCCCGCGCGGCTCGTTGTCCGGCGGTCTTCGGGGGCCTAG
- a CDS encoding MFS transporter: MTEKPRQSIGGLWNISFGFFGIQTGFALQNANVTRIFQSLGTSIDNLPLLWIAAPVTGLLVQPLVGHFSDRTWGSLGRRRPYFLAGALLATIALLAMPFAPGLIVAALLLWLLDGSLNVTMEPFRAFVGDMLPNRQRTAGYAMQTAFIGAGAVAASLAPIMLSHVFGVASTAPAGEVPPSVRLAFQIGAAALLVAVLWTIVTTREYSPGEMAAFEGVETVEADAAPIVAPRGGPLWLAAGLAVGTVVETAGLDKPLYILAGVLVAFGIAQIVHRIAVGKGKGDNVLGRILTDLATMPDGMRRLAVVQFCTWSALFILWIYTTPVVAQVAFHSIDPTSQAYADGADWVGVLFAVYNGIAALAAFLLPLLATGIGRKATHMIGLFCGAVGFALLPLIGSPMLLLMPMVLIGIAWSSILTMPYAILSSLLPQRKLGIYMGLFNIFVVLPQLLVSSVMGAVGRLVSPGDPRWTLGVAAVSLVIAGVMTLAVREGEAPPQ; this comes from the coding sequence ATGACGGAGAAACCGCGCCAGTCGATCGGCGGGCTCTGGAACATCTCGTTCGGCTTTTTCGGGATACAAACCGGCTTCGCGCTGCAGAACGCGAACGTCACGCGCATCTTCCAGTCGCTCGGCACCTCGATCGACAACCTGCCTCTGCTGTGGATCGCGGCGCCCGTGACCGGGCTGTTGGTGCAGCCGCTGGTCGGGCATTTCTCGGATCGGACGTGGGGGTCACTCGGGCGCCGGCGGCCCTATTTCCTGGCGGGTGCGCTGCTCGCGACGATCGCGCTGCTGGCGATGCCGTTCGCGCCGGGGCTGATCGTGGCGGCGCTGCTGCTCTGGCTGCTCGACGGATCGCTCAACGTCACGATGGAGCCGTTCCGCGCCTTCGTCGGCGACATGCTGCCCAACCGCCAGCGCACCGCCGGCTATGCGATGCAGACCGCCTTCATCGGCGCGGGCGCGGTGGCGGCGAGCCTCGCGCCGATCATGCTGAGCCACGTCTTCGGCGTCGCCTCGACCGCACCGGCCGGCGAGGTGCCGCCCTCGGTGCGGCTCGCCTTCCAGATCGGGGCGGCGGCGCTGCTGGTCGCGGTGTTGTGGACGATCGTGACGACGCGCGAATATTCGCCCGGCGAGATGGCGGCGTTCGAAGGCGTGGAGACGGTGGAGGCCGATGCCGCGCCGATCGTTGCGCCGCGCGGCGGGCCGCTGTGGCTGGCGGCCGGCCTTGCGGTGGGTACTGTGGTGGAGACGGCCGGTCTCGACAAGCCGCTCTACATCCTCGCCGGTGTGCTGGTTGCGTTCGGCATCGCGCAGATCGTCCATCGGATCGCCGTCGGGAAGGGCAAGGGCGACAATGTTCTCGGCCGTATCCTGACCGATCTCGCCACCATGCCGGACGGAATGCGCCGCCTCGCCGTCGTTCAGTTCTGCACCTGGTCGGCGCTGTTCATCCTGTGGATCTACACGACGCCGGTGGTGGCGCAGGTAGCGTTTCACAGCATCGATCCGACCAGCCAGGCGTATGCGGATGGCGCGGACTGGGTGGGCGTGCTGTTCGCCGTCTATAACGGCATCGCGGCGCTGGCCGCGTTCCTGTTGCCGCTGCTGGCGACCGGGATCGGACGCAAGGCGACGCACATGATCGGGCTGTTCTGCGGCGCGGTCGGCTTCGCGCTGCTGCCGCTGATCGGCTCGCCGATGCTGCTGCTGATGCCGATGGTGCTGATCGGGATCGCCTGGTCCTCGATCCTCACCATGCCCTACGCGATCCTGTCGAGCCTTCTGCCGCAGCGGAAGCTCGGTATCTACATGGGGCTGTTCAACATCTTCGTGGTGCTACCCCAGTTGCTCGTGTCGAGCGTGATGGGGGCGGTGGGCCGGCTCGTCTCGCCGGGCGATCCGCGCTGGACGCTGGGTGTCGCCGCCGTGTCTCTGGTGATCGCGGGCGTCATGACTCTCGCGGTGCGCGAGGGCGAGGCGCCTCCGCAGTAA
- a CDS encoding YeiH family protein, translated as MAASITSAAARRDLLPGTLLCLAVTLAAMTVERIEALLFGRAWLEALVLAILIGTLVRTVWTPDARWQPGIRFSAKTVLEVAVVLLGASVSGATIVSAGPAFLAGIALVVAIAIGASYGIGRALGLRPRLAMLVACGNSICGNSAIAAVAPVIGADSEDVAASIAFTAVLGVIVVIGLPVLALAAGIAPLPFGALAGLTVYAVPQVIAAAAPLGSAAVQIGTLTKLVRVLMLGPVCVVLAFLAPRLRDAGESVEPVVRPRLAQLVPWFIIGFLALVVARSAGLVPEVAVAPASHVATMLTVVSMAALGLGCDIRTVARAGGRVTAAVILSLLVLGAIGWGLVRLLGLA; from the coding sequence ATGGCCGCTTCCATCACCTCCGCCGCCGCCCGCCGCGATCTTCTGCCGGGCACTCTGCTCTGTCTTGCCGTCACGCTGGCGGCGATGACGGTCGAGCGGATCGAGGCCCTGCTGTTCGGCCGCGCCTGGCTGGAGGCTCTGGTCCTGGCGATCCTGATCGGCACGCTGGTCCGCACCGTCTGGACGCCGGACGCGCGGTGGCAGCCCGGTATCCGCTTCAGCGCCAAGACGGTGCTCGAAGTGGCCGTCGTGCTGCTCGGCGCGTCGGTCAGCGGCGCTACGATCGTGTCGGCCGGCCCCGCCTTCCTCGCCGGCATCGCGCTGGTCGTGGCGATCGCAATCGGCGCCAGCTACGGCATCGGCCGCGCGCTCGGGCTAAGGCCCCGGCTGGCGATGCTGGTCGCGTGCGGCAACTCGATCTGCGGTAATTCCGCGATCGCCGCCGTCGCGCCTGTGATCGGCGCGGACAGTGAGGATGTCGCCGCCTCGATCGCCTTCACCGCCGTGCTGGGCGTGATCGTCGTGATCGGGCTGCCGGTTCTCGCGCTGGCGGCGGGGATCGCGCCCTTGCCCTTCGGCGCGCTCGCCGGCCTCACCGTCTACGCCGTGCCGCAGGTGATCGCCGCCGCCGCGCCGCTGGGATCCGCCGCCGTCCAGATCGGCACGCTGACCAAATTGGTGCGCGTGCTGATGCTCGGCCCGGTCTGCGTGGTGCTCGCCTTTCTCGCGCCGCGCCTGCGCGATGCCGGAGAGAGCGTCGAGCCGGTGGTGCGGCCGCGCCTCGCGCAGCTGGTGCCTTGGTTCATCATCGGCTTCCTCGCGCTGGTCGTCGCGCGCTCGGCGGGCCTCGTCCCCGAAGTTGCGGTGGCGCCCGCCAGCCATGTCGCGACCATGCTGACCGTCGTGTCGATGGCGGCGCTCGGCCTCGGCTGCGACATCCGCACCGTGGCGCGCGCCGGTGGTCGCGTGACCGCCGCCGTCATCCTCTCGCTGCTGGTGCTGGGCGCGATCGGCTGGGGCCTGGTCCGCCTGCTCGGCCTCGCCTGA
- a CDS encoding LysR substrate-binding domain-containing protein, with the protein MTLDQLRIFVAVAEREHVTRAAEALHITQSAVSAAIAALEARHDVRLFDRVGRNIVLNDVGRALLAEARATLAQAAGLDDLLAGFRGLERGTLRLAASQTVGGYWLPRMLHDFRRRYPGIAVALDIANSERVAEQVSTGEAELGLVEGLADQADLNRWPIADDHMLLVQAEAGPSRIDAGWIRSADWVLREAGSGTRSSFEAVLATLGIDPAELHVALTLPSNEAVRSAVIAGAGAAVLSTLVVGSALSAGHLHALPLDIPPRRFFGLRPRGRPASRAAEAFLAMIEQKH; encoded by the coding sequence ATGACCCTCGATCAGTTGCGCATCTTCGTGGCGGTGGCCGAGCGCGAGCATGTCACACGCGCGGCGGAGGCGTTGCATATCACCCAGTCGGCCGTCTCGGCGGCGATCGCCGCGCTGGAGGCGCGGCACGATGTGAGGCTGTTCGATCGGGTGGGGCGCAACATCGTGCTCAACGATGTCGGCCGCGCGCTGCTGGCGGAGGCGAGGGCGACGCTCGCCCAGGCCGCCGGGCTGGACGATCTGCTCGCGGGCTTTCGCGGGCTGGAGCGGGGCACGCTGCGGCTGGCGGCGAGCCAGACGGTCGGCGGCTATTGGCTGCCCCGCATGCTGCACGATTTCCGGCGTCGCTATCCGGGCATCGCCGTCGCGCTGGACATCGCCAACAGCGAGCGGGTGGCCGAGCAGGTTTCGACGGGCGAGGCGGAACTGGGGCTGGTGGAGGGGCTGGCCGATCAGGCCGATCTCAACCGCTGGCCGATCGCCGACGATCACATGCTGCTGGTGCAGGCGGAAGCGGGGCCATCACGGATCGACGCAGGATGGATCCGTTCGGCGGACTGGGTGCTGCGCGAGGCGGGATCGGGCACGCGCTCCAGTTTCGAGGCGGTGCTGGCGACGCTGGGGATCGATCCGGCCGAACTGCACGTCGCGCTCACGCTGCCGTCCAACGAGGCGGTGCGCAGCGCGGTCATCGCCGGGGCGGGGGCGGCGGTATTGTCCACCCTTGTCGTCGGATCGGCATTGTCGGCGGGGCATCTCCACGCCTTGCCGCTCGACATTCCACCGCGCCGCTTCTTCGGCCTGCGCCCGCGCGGGCGCCCGGCGAGTCGTGCGGCGGAGGCGTTTCTGGCGATGATCGAACAGAAGCACTGA
- a CDS encoding response regulator transcription factor, whose product MSARRLLIVEDDEGFARTLGRSFEKRGYAVRTLHGPDDIAATVADFRPGFAVVDLRLGHASGLACVEQLHLLDPAMRIVVLTGFASIATAVEAIKLGATNYLTKPADTDDIERAFEAVEGNAETSLSARPTSIKTIEWERIHQTLAETGFNISETARRLGMHRRTLARKLGKRHV is encoded by the coding sequence ATGAGCGCGCGTCGCCTGCTGATCGTCGAGGATGACGAAGGTTTCGCGCGCACGCTGGGCCGTTCGTTCGAGAAGCGCGGCTATGCGGTGCGGACGCTGCACGGCCCCGACGACATCGCCGCCACCGTCGCCGATTTCCGGCCGGGCTTCGCGGTGGTGGATCTTCGCCTCGGCCACGCCTCCGGCCTCGCCTGCGTCGAGCAGTTGCACCTGCTCGATCCGGCTATGCGGATCGTCGTGCTGACCGGCTTCGCCAGCATCGCGACGGCGGTGGAGGCGATCAAGCTCGGCGCCACCAATTACCTGACCAAGCCTGCGGACACCGACGACATCGAGCGCGCGTTCGAGGCAGTGGAAGGAAACGCCGAAACCAGCCTGTCCGCCCGCCCGACCTCCATCAAGACGATCGAGTGGGAACGTATCCACCAGACTCTGGCCGAAACCGGCTTCAACATCTCGGAAACGGCGCGGCGGCTCGGGATGCACCGCCGCACGCTGGCGCGGAAGCTGGGCAAGCGGCACGTCTGA
- a CDS encoding ATP-binding protein, producing MAGLLPLPLRRIPGASEDVGARNMLLLTQLRWLAIAGQLAAIFAAWLWIGDALPIVPMVAITAALAGLNLSTLSLLHRGWKVANHQLFVAILMDWAALSSQVYLSGGTTNPFASIGLLQVVIGAMLLDIWSSWALVVLHSLTFAMLSAFHRPLALPSGYGTVFSPVHMLASWLNFVLVCVLLMLFVTRISRNLRIRDARLAELRQQAAEEDHIVRMGLLASGAAHELGTPLASMSVILGDWRHQPDLQPLTEEIGEMQAAVARCKDIVTGILYASGEARSERVERTSLSAFVAQVARDWDALRPGMITLRDRSDHAIPIVADRTLVQVLFNLLDNAIEAGASHVTLIAETDENTLRLSVEDDGPGFAPGMIEGLGKPYRSTKERRGAGLGLFLAVNVLRKLGGTVTAAPGAQGGAVVTLAIPLTALTLEELR from the coding sequence ATGGCCGGGCTGCTCCCTCTCCCGCTCCGCCGCATACCCGGCGCATCCGAGGATGTCGGCGCACGCAACATGCTGCTGCTCACGCAGCTGCGCTGGCTCGCCATCGCCGGACAACTCGCGGCGATCTTCGCCGCCTGGCTGTGGATCGGCGACGCGCTGCCGATCGTGCCGATGGTGGCGATCACCGCGGCGCTGGCCGGCCTCAACCTCTCCACCCTGTCGCTGCTCCATCGGGGCTGGAAGGTCGCCAACCACCAGCTCTTCGTGGCGATCCTGATGGATTGGGCAGCGCTCAGCAGCCAGGTTTATCTCAGCGGCGGCACCACCAACCCGTTCGCGTCGATCGGGCTGCTGCAGGTGGTGATCGGCGCGATGCTGCTCGACATCTGGTCGAGCTGGGCGCTGGTGGTGCTGCACAGCCTGACCTTCGCCATGCTCTCGGCCTTTCACCGGCCCTTGGCGCTGCCATCCGGCTACGGCACCGTCTTCTCGCCGGTGCACATGCTGGCGAGCTGGCTGAACTTCGTGCTGGTGTGCGTGCTGCTGATGCTGTTCGTCACCCGGATCAGCCGCAACCTGCGCATCCGCGACGCCCGGCTGGCCGAACTGCGCCAGCAGGCGGCGGAAGAGGATCATATCGTCCGTATGGGCCTGCTCGCCTCGGGCGCCGCGCACGAGCTGGGGACGCCGCTCGCCTCGATGTCGGTGATTCTCGGCGACTGGCGGCACCAGCCGGACCTCCAGCCGCTGACCGAGGAGATCGGCGAGATGCAGGCAGCGGTGGCGCGCTGCAAGGATATCGTCACCGGCATCCTCTACGCATCTGGCGAGGCACGCAGCGAGCGGGTGGAGCGGACCTCGCTCTCCGCCTTCGTGGCGCAGGTCGCGCGGGACTGGGATGCCCTGCGGCCCGGCATGATCACCCTGCGGGACCGATCGGACCATGCCATCCCCATCGTCGCCGATCGCACGCTGGTGCAGGTGCTCTTCAACCTGCTCGACAATGCGATCGAGGCCGGCGCCAGCCATGTCACGCTGATCGCCGAGACCGACGAAAACACCCTCCGACTCTCGGTGGAGGACGATGGGCCGGGCTTCGCACCCGGCATGATCGAAGGCCTGGGCAAGCCCTATCGCTCGACCAAGGAACGGCGCGGCGCGGGCCTCGGCCTGTTCCTCGCGGTCAACGTGCTGCGCAAGCTCGGCGGCACCGTCACCGCCGCGCCCGGTGCGCAGGGCGGCGCGGTGGTGACGCTGGCGATCCCCCTGACGGCGCTGACGCTGGAGGAGCTGCGATGA
- a CDS encoding SURF1 family protein: MNGRRRLGLAALALPIVAGLVWLGIWQVHRLAWKRALIAQVAHKLASAPVDAPGADRWPALSSADSYTRLVVRGRYIPAVPTFVQAATTLGPGYWVLSPLRSDRGFTLLINRGFVPQGDKARPIPTPAGEVAVTGLLRLNEPKGGFLRANDPADDRWYSRDVNAIAAKRGIGPVAPYFVDADAQASPGWPRGGLTVIRFPNNHLQYALTWFAMAALLAGAVGWMALRPSKD, from the coding sequence GTGAACGGACGGCGGCGCCTCGGCCTCGCGGCCCTCGCGCTGCCGATCGTCGCCGGGCTGGTGTGGCTCGGCATCTGGCAGGTCCATCGCCTGGCCTGGAAGCGGGCGCTGATCGCACAGGTCGCACACAAGCTGGCGTCCGCCCCGGTGGACGCCCCCGGCGCGGACCGGTGGCCCGCCCTCTCCTCCGCCGACAGCTACACCCGCCTCGTCGTGCGGGGTCGCTATATCCCCGCAGTGCCCACCTTCGTACAGGCTGCGACCACGCTGGGTCCGGGCTATTGGGTGCTCTCCCCCCTCCGATCCGATCGCGGCTTCACCCTGCTGATCAATCGCGGATTCGTCCCGCAGGGCGACAAAGCGAGGCCCATCCCCACCCCGGCCGGGGAGGTGGCGGTCACCGGCCTGCTCCGCCTGAACGAGCCCAAAGGCGGCTTCCTGCGCGCCAACGATCCGGCCGACGATCGCTGGTATTCGCGCGACGTGAACGCGATCGCCGCCAAGCGCGGCATCGGGCCGGTCGCCCCCTATTTCGTCGATGCCGACGCGCAAGCCTCGCCCGGTTGGCCACGCGGCGGGCTGACGGTCATCCGCTTCCCCAACAATCACCTGCAATATGCACTGACCTGGTTCGCCATGGCGGCCCTGCTCGCCGGCGCCGTGGGCTGGATGGCGCTCCGGCCATCGAAGGACTAG
- the cyoD gene encoding cytochrome o ubiquinol oxidase subunit IV, translated as MSAAHDHAADHGHGHGDHPPVTRSGYLTGFILSVILTAIPFWLVMTGKLGSPVMTGYVIMALAAVQVIVHVVYFLHLNAKAEAGWQFMATVFTIVVVVITLAGSLWVMYHMNVNMMPGSADSASGM; from the coding sequence TTGAGCGCCGCCCACGATCACGCCGCCGATCACGGCCACGGCCATGGCGATCACCCGCCCGTCACCCGCTCGGGCTATCTGACCGGCTTCATCCTGTCGGTCATCCTCACCGCCATTCCCTTCTGGCTGGTGATGACCGGCAAGCTCGGCAGCCCGGTGATGACCGGTTACGTCATCATGGCGCTGGCCGCGGTGCAGGTGATCGTCCACGTCGTCTACTTCCTCCACCTCAACGCGAAGGCGGAGGCCGGCTGGCAGTTCATGGCGACCGTCTTCACCATCGTCGTGGTGGTGATCACCTTGGCCGGTTCGCTGTGGGTGATGTACCACATGAACGTCAACATGATGCCGGGGTCCGCGGACAGCGCGAGCGGCATGTGA
- the cyoC gene encoding cytochrome o ubiquinol oxidase subunit III encodes MTDAQGKPIFLDMHEHDHEAGGSTMLGFWIYLMSDCLIFAMLFAAYALFGTSYAGGPKPSELFELPLVAVNTSMLLLSSITYGFAMIAMQEKKKSAVLIWLAITGLFGAAFVGIELSEFHNLIREGATPERSAFLSSFFTLVSTHGLHVTFGIIWLITLMVQVGRFGLTAANQRRLMCLSLFWHFLDVIWIGVFTFVYLMGVLR; translated from the coding sequence ATGACCGACGCCCAGGGCAAGCCCATCTTCCTCGACATGCACGAGCATGACCATGAGGCCGGCGGCTCCACGATGCTGGGCTTCTGGATCTACCTGATGAGCGATTGCCTCATCTTCGCGATGCTGTTCGCGGCCTATGCGCTGTTCGGCACCAGCTATGCGGGTGGCCCCAAGCCGTCCGAGCTGTTCGAGCTGCCGCTGGTCGCGGTCAACACCTCGATGCTGCTGCTGTCGTCGATCACCTACGGCTTCGCGATGATCGCGATGCAGGAGAAGAAAAAGTCGGCCGTGCTGATCTGGCTGGCGATCACCGGCCTGTTCGGCGCCGCGTTCGTCGGCATCGAGCTTTCGGAGTTCCACAACCTGATCCGCGAGGGCGCCACGCCCGAGCGTTCGGCCTTCCTCTCCTCCTTCTTCACGCTCGTCAGCACCCACGGCCTGCACGTGACGTTCGGCATCATCTGGCTGATCACGCTGATGGTGCAGGTTGGCCGCTTCGGCCTCACCGCCGCCAACCAGCGCCGCCTGATGTGCCTGTCGCTGTTCTGGCACTTCCTCGACGTCATCTGGATCGGCGTCTTCACCTTCGTCTACCTGATGGGAGTCCTGCGTTGA
- the cyoB gene encoding cytochrome o ubiquinol oxidase subunit I, protein MSLELPKMIFGRFTLDALPIHEPILVGTFIGVAIGGIALLSVLTYFKCWTYLWKEWFTSVDHKRIGVMYMVLGLVMFLRGFSDAIMMRAQQSMSFGDNQGFLPAHHYDQVFTAHGVIMIFFVAMPFVTGLMNFVVPLQIGARDVSFPFLNNFSFWMTAMGAAIVMMSLFVGEFARTGWLAMAPLSELDYSPDVGVDYYIWALQIAGVGTLLSGINLVCTIVKMRAPGMNLMKMPVFTWTALCTNILIVAAFPILTAVLVLLSLDRYVGTHFFTNTGGGNYMLYTNMIWIWGHPEVYILILPAFGVFSEVTSTFSSKRLFGYTSMVYATLVIMILSYLVWLHHFFTMGSGASVNSFFGITTMIISIPTGAKLFNWLFTMYHGRIRFELPMMWTVAFMLTFTIGGMTGVMLAVPPADFVLHNSLFLVAHFHNVIIGGVLFGMFAGINYWWPKAFGFKLDEFWGKVSFWFWVVGFWVAFTPLYVLGLMGVTRRLRHFDDPSLQIWFVIAAVGAALIAIGIAAMLMQYYVSIRDRNTPRLRDTTGDPWGGRTLEWATSSPPPAYNFAFSPIVHDLDAYADMKERGYVRPEQGFRPILMPKNTPAGLILAVFAAGFGVAMIWYVWWLAALCFVALVGTAIVHTFNYDREFHIPESEVRETEAARTQQLLAAGI, encoded by the coding sequence ATGTCACTCGAACTCCCCAAGATGATCTTCGGGCGCTTCACGCTCGACGCGCTGCCGATCCACGAGCCGATCCTGGTCGGCACCTTCATCGGCGTCGCCATCGGCGGCATCGCTTTGCTCTCGGTGCTGACCTACTTCAAATGCTGGACCTATCTCTGGAAGGAGTGGTTCACCAGCGTCGACCACAAGCGCATCGGCGTCATGTACATGGTGCTGGGCCTCGTCATGTTCCTGCGCGGATTCTCCGACGCGATCATGATGCGCGCGCAGCAGTCCATGTCCTTCGGCGACAACCAGGGCTTCCTGCCGGCACACCATTATGACCAGGTGTTCACCGCGCACGGCGTGATCATGATCTTCTTCGTGGCGATGCCGTTCGTCACCGGCCTCATGAACTTCGTGGTGCCGCTGCAGATCGGCGCGCGCGACGTGAGCTTCCCCTTCCTGAACAATTTCAGCTTCTGGATGACGGCCATGGGCGCCGCCATCGTGATGATGAGCCTGTTCGTGGGCGAGTTCGCGCGCACTGGCTGGCTGGCGATGGCCCCGCTCTCGGAGCTGGATTATTCGCCCGACGTCGGCGTCGACTATTACATATGGGCGCTGCAGATAGCCGGTGTCGGCACATTGCTGTCCGGCATCAACCTGGTCTGCACGATCGTGAAGATGCGCGCGCCGGGCATGAACCTGATGAAGATGCCGGTCTTCACCTGGACCGCGCTCTGCACCAACATCCTGATCGTCGCCGCCTTCCCGATCCTGACCGCGGTGCTCGTGCTGCTGTCGCTCGATCGCTACGTCGGCACCCACTTCTTCACCAACACCGGTGGGGGCAATTACATGCTCTACACCAACATGATCTGGATCTGGGGCCACCCGGAGGTCTACATCCTGATCCTGCCCGCCTTCGGCGTCTTCTCGGAGGTGACCTCCACCTTCTCCAGCAAGCGCCTCTTCGGCTACACCTCGATGGTCTACGCGACCCTCGTGATCATGATCCTGTCCTACCTCGTGTGGCTGCACCACTTCTTCACGATGGGTTCGGGCGCGAGCGTGAACAGCTTCTTCGGCATCACGACGATGATCATCTCGATCCCGACGGGGGCCAAGCTCTTCAACTGGCTGTTCACCATGTATCATGGCCGCATCCGGTTCGAGCTGCCGATGATGTGGACGGTGGCGTTCATGCTCACCTTCACGATCGGCGGCATGACCGGCGTGATGCTCGCGGTGCCGCCGGCCGACTTCGTGCTGCACAATTCGCTGTTCCTGGTGGCGCACTTCCACAACGTGATCATCGGCGGCGTGCTGTTCGGCATGTTCGCGGGGATCAACTACTGGTGGCCCAAGGCCTTCGGCTTCAAGCTCGACGAGTTCTGGGGCAAGGTGAGCTTCTGGTTCTGGGTGGTCGGCTTCTGGGTCGCCTTCACGCCGCTCTACGTGCTCGGCCTGATGGGCGTGACGCGCCGCCTGCGCCACTTCGACGATCCCTCGCTGCAGATCTGGTTCGTCATCGCCGCCGTCGGCGCCGCGCTGATCGCGATCGGCATCGCTGCCATGCTGATGCAGTACTATGTCAGCATCCGCGACCGGAACACGCCGCGCCTGCGCGACACCACGGGCGATCCCTGGGGTGGCCGTACGCTGGAGTGGGCGACCTCGTCGCCGCCGCCGGCCTACAACTTCGCCTTCTCGCCGATCGTGCATGACCTCGATGCGTATGCCGACATGAAGGAGCGCGGCTACGTGCGTCCGGAGCAGGGCTTCCGCCCGATCCTGATGCCGAAGAACACCCCGGCGGGCCTGATCCTCGCGGTGTTCGCGGCAGGCTTCGGCGTGGCGATGATCTGGTACGTCTGGTGGCTGGCGGCTTTGTGCTTCGTCGCCCTGGTCGGCACCGCGATTGTCCACACCTTCAACTACGACCGGGAGTTCCACATTCCCGAAAGCGAAGTGCGCGAGACGGAAGCCGCACGCACCCAGCAACTTCTGGCGGCGGGAATCTGA